Sequence from the uncultured Flavobacterium sp. genome:
TAAAGATAAGGTTGTGCAACAGTACCAAATTCTAGCTTAATATCATCAGAAACCGGACATCCTGTTCCAATAGGAGTTGCTTTTACCGCATACGTTCCGGATTGATCAACGGTTATTTCAGGGCCAGTTTGAAGCGGAATAACCACTCCGTTAAAAGTCCATTCATGTATTACCGAAGGATCTAATCCTGTTTTTAAAGTGTAATTTTTAGTTGCGCATATTTTTTGATCTTCTCCTAAATTAATACCTGAAGCGCTAAAACTCGCACCTTCAATAAATACCGCCGAATCATAATTGTTGTCAGATACATTGGCAATTGCAAGTTTTATATGATATGTTTTTCCACATTCGACATCAGAACTGGCTTGTATACTTTTTGTAAATCCGTCATATTGTATTGTAGCTCCATTTTCGTTATTTACATAATATTGGCAATATTCACATGGTCCAGCATTAGAAACGCCATTGTTCAGATTATTAATCGAAACAGGCACAGAAGTATTTGGAATTAAGGCAATGTTTTTGGCATTTCCGGTATAAGGACCAGTTATTCCCGGACCACTTATAAAGAAACCAAAATTGTCATTATATAAATCATTTACAAATTCGGGATATTCATCAGAAGCAAAAACAAAATTAAAAGTCAGTTTATTTCCAACGGGAACAAAATCAAATTCAAGAACTGCTACGTTTCTGATTGGCTGATTATTGGTTAAAATAGATAAATCGGCATCACCTTCAAAAGGATTTGAAGTTGGAAGTGTGGCTAATGAACGATCATTTGGTCCTTTGGCAATAATCGCATTTCCGGTACTTAATATTAAGCCTTTTTTTATGCCAATATTTGTTGTTGAACCGTTATCAAACACAGCAATTTGGTCGCTTATAGTAGTTGCAGCAGATCCGTTAAATTTTATGTTTGAAATATTGACACCTTGTCCAAGTAATACATTTTGTGCCAGTTGCTGCGGAGTGAATGTGGTATTGTCAATCGTTAATTGCGCTTTTGCAATGTTTGACGCTAGAAATATTAAAAAGACAAAAAGTATTTTTTTCATTTATAATTTTAAAGAAATGCAGTTTCAGAACAAATATAATTAACGAATTGTACAGATTTTGATTTTATTAAAAAAAATCATAATAAATTAATTTTGGGAAGAATAATTTGATTCCCTAAAATGCTATATTTACTTCTTCAAATACCACTTTATGAAGAAAAACTACTTTTTATTATTTGCATTTTTTTTGTTAGTCAATATAAATGCACAAGTTATTGAATTTAAAGATCCTAACTTTAAAACAAGGTTACTACAATCGAATGGAAGTAACATTATTGCTAAAGATTTACAAGGAAATTTATTTAGAATTGATACTAATGGAGATTACGAAATACAAGTGTCAGAAGCTCAAAATGTTAGTTGGCTGAATTTGGGTAACTCTTTAATTTCAGATTTAGCGGGAATCGAAAATTTTACGCAATTAAATTATCTGGAATTAAGTAATGAAGGCGGCGTTAATTATAATGATATTAAATCTTTAGATATCAGTATGCTTACTAAACTTCAATATTTTAATTGTAAGGCTAATTATAATCTGAAGAGTTTAAATTTTACTGGTTGTACAAATCTTGTATCATTAAATTGTAGCGGTACAAGTTTTGGTTCTTTAGACTTAAGAAACTTTACAAAATTAGAAACTATCGAAGCTGATAGTGCTTATTTAACCATATTCAATGTAAGTGGTTTAGCAAATTTAAAGTCAATTTTGGCAAGCGGTAATCAATTTACAAACCTGGATTTAACTACTTGCAAAAACTTAGAGGAGATTATTATGCATAACGGTGAGCTTATCACTCTAGACGTAAGTGGTTTGAGTAAGCTCAAAAAAATGAATGTTTATAATAATAAGTTAACATCATTAAAGATATCCGGCTGTTCAAGTTTATCCGAATTAGATGCCTGGATTAATAAATTGCCGGCATTAGATGCTTCAAACTTAAATAATCTTAAACGTATCGATGTAAAATCTAATGAATTAGAAGTTTTAAATATTGAAAATTCAAATAATCTTGAAGATATAAACTGTGATAGTAATAAAATAGGATCTTTAGAAGTAACGAAATTAGCTAATCTTAAAAGTTTATCATGCTCTCGTAATAATTTAACTTCCATAGACGTAAATAATTTAAAAAAACTGGAATGGCTCATTGTTAGTTTTAATAAATTAGAAAATCTGGATATCAGCACTTGTCCAATGCTTGCAAGTATTCATATTAATAACAATAATCTAATATTTGTTAATCAGAAAAATGGAATCAAGAAATTAAATTATCAATATTACGGCAATGACAATTTAAAATATATTTGTTGTGATGAGGATGAACAGGATTACTTGTTTCCAACTAATAATGCACCATATCCGTTTTCTCTAAATACATATTGTTCATTTACGCCAGGAGGAACTTATTACACCATTAAAGGTCAGGCAAGATTAGATATTAATAATAATGGTTGTGATGCTAATGATAATGCATATTCTAATTTGAATTTTTCAATTAGTAATGGTTTGCAAAAAGGAAATTTTATTTCTAAGAATTCTGGAGATTATGATATTCCAGTTGGTGAAGGAACTCATACTGTAACTCCAATTATAGAAAATTCAAATTATTTTAAAGTTTCTCCGGAATCAATTTCAGTGACTTTTCCATCAGAAGCAAGTCCGTTTACTCAAAATTTTTGCATTACTCCAAATGGTAATCATCAGGATTTAGAAATTACATTATTATCTATAATTCCTGCAAGACCTGGTTTTGATGCAACTTATAAATTAGTATATAAAAACAAAGGAACACAAACAAAATCAGGTTCAGTTTCGCTTGATTTTAATGATGCTGTTTTAGATTTTATCTCGGCAACACCTTTAATTACAAGTCAGGTAACAAACAAATTGTCTTGGGATTATGAAAATCTACAGCCTTTTGAAACCAGAGAAATAACGATTGTTTTGAATGTTAATTCTCCAATGGAAACTCCTGCCGTGAATATCAATGACAGATTGAGTTTTAACGCTTTAATTTTGCCAGTTACTGATGACGAAAAGCCTGTAGATAATTCTTTTGCTTTACGCCAAATTGTTGTTGGTTCTTATGATCCAAATGATAAAACATGTTTGGAAGGCGATGTTATTACACCAGAATTAATTGGAGAATATGTACATTATTTAATTCGTTTTGAAAATACCGGAACTTATCCAGCTGAAAATATCGTGGTAAAAGACATGATTGATTTATCAAAATTTGATATTTCGACTTTAGTTCCTACCGACGCAAGTCATTCATACATTACTAAAATTTCAGGTGGAAATAAAGTGGAGTTTATCTTCGAAAAAATAAATCTTCCGTTTGATGATGCTCATAATGATGGGTATATCGCTTTTAAAATCAAAACATTGCCAACTTTAGCGGTTGGAGATTCATTTGAAAACGAAGCTAATATTTATTTCGATTATAACTTTCCAATTTTAACGAATAAAGCAGTTTCAACTTTTAAAACGTTAGGAACAAAGGATTTTGAATTTTCAACTTATTTTAATGTTTATCCGAATCCTGTTCGTGATGTTTTGAATATTTCGACTAAAAATGATATAGAAATAGAATCAGCTTCAATATATGATGTTTTAGGTCAGTTGGTTATCGCTGCTCCAAACGCAAAGAACATTTCTACAATTGATGTTTCTAAACTTAATGTTGGAAATTATATTTTAAAAGTAAAAAGTAACAAAGGTAGTTCTGCAATGAAGTTCATCAAAAAGTAAACTATAGTTTATAGTAGTAAAATCCCACAATTAATATATTTAACAAATTAAAATTAAGATATAAATAACAAGGATTATATTAACTAAACCACGCAAAAGAAGCAGTTTTCTAATATTAGGAAACTGCTTCTTTTATGTAAAAAAATTTGTTTTAAAC
This genomic interval carries:
- a CDS encoding T9SS type A sorting domain-containing protein, translated to MKKNYFLLFAFFLLVNINAQVIEFKDPNFKTRLLQSNGSNIIAKDLQGNLFRIDTNGDYEIQVSEAQNVSWLNLGNSLISDLAGIENFTQLNYLELSNEGGVNYNDIKSLDISMLTKLQYFNCKANYNLKSLNFTGCTNLVSLNCSGTSFGSLDLRNFTKLETIEADSAYLTIFNVSGLANLKSILASGNQFTNLDLTTCKNLEEIIMHNGELITLDVSGLSKLKKMNVYNNKLTSLKISGCSSLSELDAWINKLPALDASNLNNLKRIDVKSNELEVLNIENSNNLEDINCDSNKIGSLEVTKLANLKSLSCSRNNLTSIDVNNLKKLEWLIVSFNKLENLDISTCPMLASIHINNNNLIFVNQKNGIKKLNYQYYGNDNLKYICCDEDEQDYLFPTNNAPYPFSLNTYCSFTPGGTYYTIKGQARLDINNNGCDANDNAYSNLNFSISNGLQKGNFISKNSGDYDIPVGEGTHTVTPIIENSNYFKVSPESISVTFPSEASPFTQNFCITPNGNHQDLEITLLSIIPARPGFDATYKLVYKNKGTQTKSGSVSLDFNDAVLDFISATPLITSQVTNKLSWDYENLQPFETREITIVLNVNSPMETPAVNINDRLSFNALILPVTDDEKPVDNSFALRQIVVGSYDPNDKTCLEGDVITPELIGEYVHYLIRFENTGTYPAENIVVKDMIDLSKFDISTLVPTDASHSYITKISGGNKVEFIFEKINLPFDDAHNDGYIAFKIKTLPTLAVGDSFENEANIYFDYNFPILTNKAVSTFKTLGTKDFEFSTYFNVYPNPVRDVLNISTKNDIEIESASIYDVLGQLVIAAPNAKNISTIDVSKLNVGNYILKVKSNKGSSAMKFIKK